A section of the Nitrospira sp. genome encodes:
- the yajC gene encoding preprotein translocase subunit YajC → MWDSVAWAQGTSGSAGAGGGLLSLVPFVLIFVIFYFMLILPQQKRRKQADAMLAALKKGDKVVTASGIWGTITNMGKETVTLQIADTTKIKIQKEHIARLRGDEED, encoded by the coding sequence ATGTGGGATTCGGTGGCATGGGCGCAGGGAACATCAGGGAGTGCGGGCGCGGGGGGGGGCCTCCTGTCGTTGGTGCCATTCGTCCTGATCTTCGTCATATTTTACTTCATGCTGATTCTGCCGCAGCAGAAGCGTCGGAAGCAGGCGGACGCGATGTTGGCCGCGCTGAAGAAAGGCGACAAGGTGGTCACGGCTTCGGGCATCTGGGGCACGATCACCAACATGGGCAAAGAGACCGTGACGCTTCAAATCGCGGACACGACCAAAATCAAAATCCAGAAGGAACATATTGCTCGGCTACGCGGTGACGAAGAGGATTGA
- the tgt gene encoding tRNA guanosine(34) transglycosylase Tgt, giving the protein MLSFRITHEETGGRARVGVLTTARSEVATPAFMPVGSLGNVRSVDGEELLKMGYGLILNNAYHLYLRPGHKIVEELGGVHRFTAWPGSILTDSGGFQVFSLAKFCKVTDEGVIFQSHIDGSSRFISPETSIEIQEALGADIIMAFDHVVALPSSLEQVRDASKRTSLWARRCVSAKRRTDQSLFGIVQGGLDQGLRVESARDLVSVGFDGYAVGGLSVGEDKADMYAMLDVTVPELPSNKPRYLMGVGMPEDLVEGVARGIDMFDCVVPSRHGRTGWLFTSFGRVVIKQARYARDEQPIDPACTCPVCTRYTRAYLHHLFGIKEMLGARLNTIHNLWFFAKLMEEIRSAVRGGTFQAFRREFHRTYVVDRPTGDSGSDLQNTNVS; this is encoded by the coding sequence ATGCTGTCGTTTCGAATTACCCATGAAGAAACCGGCGGACGCGCTCGTGTTGGTGTCCTCACCACCGCGCGCAGTGAAGTGGCCACGCCCGCCTTCATGCCGGTGGGATCGCTGGGGAATGTGCGAAGTGTGGATGGTGAGGAACTGCTCAAGATGGGGTACGGCCTGATCTTGAACAATGCCTATCACCTGTATCTGCGTCCGGGGCACAAGATCGTCGAAGAGTTGGGAGGCGTCCATCGTTTCACCGCATGGCCAGGCTCGATCCTGACCGATAGCGGCGGCTTTCAGGTCTTTAGTTTGGCTAAGTTTTGCAAGGTGACGGACGAAGGTGTGATTTTTCAATCCCACATCGACGGATCTTCTCGCTTTATCAGCCCGGAAACCTCGATCGAGATTCAGGAAGCGCTGGGGGCGGACATCATCATGGCGTTCGATCACGTCGTCGCCTTGCCGTCCTCATTGGAGCAGGTGCGTGACGCCTCCAAGCGGACGTCGCTCTGGGCGCGTCGCTGTGTATCTGCGAAACGCCGGACCGATCAGTCATTATTCGGAATCGTTCAGGGCGGACTGGATCAAGGCCTGCGAGTGGAGTCGGCTCGCGATTTAGTGTCGGTCGGGTTCGATGGGTATGCCGTCGGCGGGTTGTCGGTTGGGGAAGACAAGGCCGACATGTATGCCATGTTGGACGTCACCGTGCCTGAGTTGCCATCGAACAAACCGCGGTACTTGATGGGCGTTGGGATGCCGGAAGATTTGGTGGAAGGCGTGGCACGCGGGATCGATATGTTCGACTGCGTCGTTCCCTCTCGTCACGGCCGAACAGGCTGGTTGTTCACGTCGTTCGGGAGAGTTGTGATCAAGCAGGCCCGCTATGCCCGGGATGAACAACCGATCGATCCGGCCTGTACCTGCCCGGTGTGCACACGCTATACGCGAGCCTACCTTCACCATCTGTTCGGGATCAAAGAAATGTTGGGGGCTCGCCTCAATACGATTCATAATTTGTGGTTTTTTGCGAAGCTGATGGAGGAGATCCGCAGCGCTGTGCGAGGCGGAACCTTTCAAGCGTTTCGTCGCGAATTTCACCGGACGTATGTCGTCGACCGGCCGACCGGTGACAGCGGGTCGGATCTCCAGAATACGAACGTGTCTTAA